One window from the genome of Elaeis guineensis isolate ETL-2024a chromosome 5, EG11, whole genome shotgun sequence encodes:
- the LOC105045553 gene encoding zerumbone synthase, which yields MSTSNHATPLSSQRLEGKVAAVTGGASGIGESISRLLRKHGAKICVIDIQDDLGHRLCKSLGGEPNACFFHCNVTVEDDVHRTIDLIVEKHGTIDIMVNNAGITGKMVPDIRKVNLDEFKKVFDVNVHGVFLGMKHAARVMVPQKKGSIVSVASAASIVGGMGPHGYTGSKHAVLGLTRNVAAELGEHGIRVNCVSPYAVPTGLTLPHFPGSTSKVGVKGFLSYVGGHANLKGVDLHKDDVANAVLYLASDEAKYVSGFNLMVDGGFTCVNHSFPIFRRGYLANKLLSW from the exons ATGTCCACCAGCAATCACGCTACTCCCCTCTCCTCTCAAAG gttggaaggCAAGGTTGCTGCTGTAACAGGTGGAGCTTCTGGTATCGGTGAAAGCATCTCAAGACTCCTCAGAAAGcatggagcaaagatttgtgtcATCGACATCCAAGATGATCTTGGCCATCGTCTTTGCAAGTCTCTAGGAGGTGAGCCCAATGCATGCTTTTTTCACTGCAATGTGACCGTAGAAGATGATGTGCACCGTACCATCGATCTCATCGTCGAGAAGCATGGCACCATCGACATCATGGTCAACAACGCTGGGATCACAGGCAAGATGGTGCCCGATATCCGCAAGGTCAATTTGGATGAATTCAAGAAGGTGTTCGACGTGAACGTGCACGGCGTATTCTTAGGAATGAAGCACGCAGCGCGTGTGATGGTTCCTCAGAAGAAGGGCTCGATAGTGTCGGTGGCCAGTGCAGCGAGCATAGTCGGAGGGATGGGTCCGCACGGGTACACAGGATCCAAGCACGCAGTACTGGGGCTCACCAGAAATGTGGCGGCGGAACTTGGGGAGCATGGGATACGTGTGAATTGTGTCTCGCCGTATGCAGTGCCGACCGGCCTCACGCTACCCCACTTCCCGGGGAGTACGAGCAAGGTTGGGGTGAAGGGATTTCTGTCCTACGTGGGTGGTCATGCGAACTTGAAGGGCGTGGACCTGCATAAAGATGATGTAGCAAATGCTGTGCTCTACCTGGCAAGTGATGAAGCCAAGTACGTCAGTGGGTTCAACCTCATGGTTGATGGGGGTTTCACTTGTGTGAACCACTCTTTTCCAATATTTAGAAGGGGATATTTGGCTAATAAGCTCCTCTCTTGGTGA